In Pieris napi chromosome 2, ilPieNapi1.2, whole genome shotgun sequence, the following proteins share a genomic window:
- the LOC125059886 gene encoding toll-like receptor 6: MAFQEIYFKNSVVAYIIFLFILRLNVADQSSFPLKYEAPDDCQWWLKGPNDAHEVSLTCKLRTINSEFDTTNFSVIPSEHTTSLRIECNEEIMYKSSLDDRSFAHLVKLRELILDNCKIGRWPPGVLSGLRDLRNLTVRTKNTEWSAMSLEIASESFTAVRQLEKLDLSFNNIWSFPENLFCPLTNLVYLNVSSNRLQDVSDLGFRERAMHQALISEHEGPPPSALIPHASCSLDIEVLDASNNHFVLMPENGFHALRRLKELHIHDNEISMVADKALAGLKQLQIIDLSNNKIVALPQDLFKDCRPVIKEIYLQNNSISVLSPTLFANLDQLLALDLSNNHLTSTWINENTFAGLIRMVLLNLSNNRLTKLDPKIFKDLYTLQILNVQRNMLESIAADTFAPMNNLHTLILSYNKISHMDAYALNGLYVLSLLSIDYNRLEELHPEAFRNTSSLQDLNLNSNRLKKVPTALRNMRLLRTLDLGENQITSLEEPGFVGLHNVYGLRLIGNKIEKISKDVFSDLPSLQILNLARNKLRFIDTSAFENLKTLQAIRLDANQITDIQGLFVNTSSLMWLNVSDNKIDRFDYSAIPKKLQWLDLHSNNIKELGNSYRLDKELLLQTLDASFNKMTKIFTYSIPSSIELLFLNDNQITQVEAQTFVGKTNLTRVDLYANQITSMDLNALRLTPVDPGRPLPEFYIGGNPFQCDCTMEWLQRINKLDHLRQHPRVMDLESIYCKLLYNRERTYIPLVDAESSQFLCTYKTHCFTLCHCCDFDACDCEMTCPSNCTCYHDQPWSANIVDCSAAGYSEIPNSIPMDATELYLDGNNFGSLTSHAFIGRKNLKILYANNSNIDALYNNTFSGLKRLTVLHLEKNNIKELLGFELSPLENLRELHLQDNKIHYIDNRTFIELMHLEVLRLEGNNIYSFAVWQFTMNPYLVEISLSRNPWSCDCLYIHKFRNWFRNNLGKVEDAKKITCIFDNITNAVGPHMSDFNSTICTSHVGGVSSIIENQVINDYLPLLLISLCVFVISSVLICGVFYWRRELRVWIYYHCGLRMCYKNTSFDDEADKDRLFDAYISYSVKDEAFVAQMLAPGLESTDPSFRLCLHYRDFNASAYVADTIIEAVESSKRTIIVLSKNFINNEWCRFEFKTALHEVLKERRRRLIIILLGDLPNRDIDPELRLCLKANTCIEWGDRQFWQKLRFAMPDLRKCQYHRSTVNIYASVSPMGAGRAPAPPPPPPPGKLPPLLGDGLADRLAVSTSVHARDAHPHRIPPHAQLWA, translated from the coding sequence ATGGCTTTTCAAGAAATATACTTCAAGAATTCAGTCGTCGcctacattatatttttatttattttgaggTTAAATGTCGCCGATCAGAGTTCATTTCCGCTGAAATATGAAGCTCCTGATGATTGTCAGTGGTGGCTAAAGGGTCCTAACGACGCCCACGAAGTGTCCCTTACGTGTAAATTACGGACAATTAACAGTGAATTCGATACAACCAACTTTAGTGTTATTCCTTCTGAGCACACAACTTCTCTCAGAATTGAGTGTAACGAAGAGATTATGTACAAAAGCTCTCTCGATGATCGTAGTTTTGCGCATCTAGTGAAGTTACGTGAGCTTATATTGGACAACTGTAAAATTGGACGATGGCCCCCGGGTGTGCTCTCTGGACTGAGAGACCTTCGAAATCTTACAGtaagaacaaaaaataccgaATGGAGTGCAATGAGCTTAGAAATAGCGTCAGAAAGCTTTACAGCCGTGCGTCAATTAGAAAAACTGGATTTAAGTTTTAACAACATCTGGTCGTTTCCTGAAAATTTGTTTTGCCCATTAACGAATTTAGTTTATCTAAACGTTTCCTCAAATAGACTTCAGGATGTCAGTGATTTGGGATTCAGAGAAAGGGCAATGCATCAAGCTTTAATTAGTGAACACGAGGGACCACCGCCATCGGCATTGATTCCTCACGCATCGTGCTCCTTAGATATCGAAGTGTTAGATGCCTCCAATAATCATTTTGTGTTAATGCCCGAAAATGGATTTCATGCCTTACGCAGATTAAAAGAACTGCACATTCATGATAATGAAATATCGATGGTGGCTGACAAAGCGCTAGCGGGCCTTAAACAGTTACAAATAATAGATCTCTCCAACAATAAAATTGTGGCCCTCCCTCAAGACCTTTTCAAAGATTGTAGGCCGgtgataaaagaaatatatctacaaaataattcaataagtGTGCTTTCTCCTACACTATTCGCCAACCTTGATCAATTATTGGCGCTAGATTTATCAAATAATCACCTCACGAGTACGTGGATTAATGAAAATACTTTCGCTGGTCTTATTAGAATGGTACTACTTAATTTATCTAACAACCGATTAACAAAACTAGATCCAAAAATATTCAAGGACTTGTATACACTACAGATTTTAAATGTTCAGCGTAATATGCTGGAAAGTATTGCTGCAGACACATTTGCTCCTATGAATAATCTGCATACGCTGATTTTGTCATATAATAAGATATCACATATGGATGCCTACGCACTGAATGGTCTCTAcgtattatctttattatcCATTGATTATAATCGTCTTGAAGAATTGCATCCGGAAGCGTTTCGAAACACTTCTTCTTTACAAGACCTCAATTTAAATAGTAATCGATTGAAAAAAGTACCTACAGCGCTGAGAAACATGCGCTTATTACGAACTCTCGACCTTGGTGAAAATCAAATAACCTCATTGGAAGAACCTGGTTTTGTTGGACTGCATAACGTATACGGACTACGTCTGATTGGAAACAAGATAGAAAAGATAAGTAAGGATGTATTTAGCGATTTACCATCGTTGCAAATTTTAAACTTAGCGCGTAATAAATTACGCTTTATAGATACTAGTgcatttgaaaatttaaagacATTACAAGCAATTAGATTAGATGCCAACCAGATTACAGACATCCAAGGgctttttgtaaatacttcTTCTCTGATGTGGTTAAACGTCTCAGATAACAAAATAGACCGGTTTGATTACTCTGCTATTCCGAAGAAACTTCAATGGCTGGATCTCCatagtaacaatattaaagaattgGGAAATAGTTACCGCTTAGATAAGGAATTGCTATTACAGACATTAGACGCTAGCTTCAACAAaatgacaaaaatatttacctacTCTATTCCCAGTAGTATCGAGCTGCTCTTCTTGAACGATAATCAAATTACACAAGTTGAGGCTCAAACTTTCGTTGGAAAAACCAATTTAACGAGAGTCGATTTGTATGCAAATCAGATCACTAGTATGGATCTCAATGCGCTTCGCCTAACTCCAGTTGATCCGGGGAGGCCTCTGCCCGAATTTTATATTGGTGGAAATCCATTTCAGTGTGATTGTACTATGGAGTGGTTACaacgtataaataaactagATCACCTCCGACAACACCCTAGAGTGATGGACCTAGAAAGTATTTATTGCAAACTGTTATATAATCGTGAAAGGACCTATATACCTCTAGTTGACGCTGAGTCATCTCAGTTTTTGTGTACATATAAAACTCATTGTTTTACGTTGTGTCATTGTTGTGATTTTGACGCGTGTGATTGTGAAATGACGTGCCCGTCGAACTGTACCTGTTATCATGACCAACCGTGGTCGGCAAATATTGTGGACTGTTCAGCTGCTGGGTATTCTGAAATACCTAACAGTATACCTATGGACGCTACGGAACTGTATCTAGACGGTAATAACTTCGGCAGCTTAACAAGCCACGCTTTTATAGGTCGTaagaacttaaaaatattgtacgcAAATAACTCGAATATTGACGCTctgtataataatacatttagtgGACTAAAACGCTTGACTGTATTGCATTTAGAAAAGAACAACATAAAGGAGCTGTTAGGATTTGAATTATCGCCCTTAGAGAATTTACGGGAATTGCATCTCCAagacaataaaatacattatatcgATAATCGAACGTTCATCGAACTTATGCATTTAGAAGTTTTACGGCTCGAGGGAAACAACATTTATAGCTTCGCCGTGTGGCAATTCACGATGAATCCATATTTGGTAGAGATAAGTCTTTCACGCAATCCCTGGTCCTGTGACtgtctatacatacataaattccGAAATTGGTTTCGAAACAACCTCGGTAAAGTTGAAGATGCCAAGAAAATTACCTGTATCTTTGACAATATTACTAACGCAGTTGGACCTCACATGTCCGACTTTAACTCAACGATTTGTACAAGTCACGTCGGTGGAGTTTCATCGATTATCGAGAACCAAGTCATAAATGATTACCTCCCATTATTGTTGATATCACTATGCGTATTTGTGATAAGCTCTGTCCTCATATGCGGCGTATTTTACTGGAGACGTGAATTGAGAGTATGGATATATTACCATTGTGGATTAAGAATGTGCTATAAAAACACATCGTTCGATGACGAAGCCGATAAAGACAGATTATTTGACGCCTACATAAGTTATAGCGTGAAAGACGAGGCCTTTGTAGCTCAAATGCTTGCTCCGGGCTTAGAATCTACAGATCCTAGTTTTCGGCTGTGTTTACACTACCGCGACTTCAACGCGTCGGCCTACGTAGCAGACACAATTATCGAGGCCGTTGAATCCTCGAAAAGAACAATTATAGTGTTAtctaaaaactttataaataacgAATGGTGTAGATTCGAGTTTAAAACGGCTCTCCATGAAGTGTTAAAAGAAAGGCGAAGAAGactgataataatattgttaggTGATTTACCGAATAGAGACATTGATCCCGAGTTGAGGTTGTGTTTAAAAGCGAATACGTGTATAGAGTGGGGTGATAGACAGTTTTGGCAAAAGTTAAGGTTCGCAATGCCGGACTTGCGGAAGTGTCAATATCACCGATCGACGGTGAATATTTACGCGTCGGTGTCACCTATGGGGGCAGGGCGGGCGCCGGCGCCGCCCCCGCCCCCGCCGCCTGGCAAGCTGCCCCCCTTGCTGGGTGACGGCCTGGCGGACCGGCTCGCTGTCTCCACGAGCGTCCATGCGCGTGACGCACACCCCCACCGCATACCGCCGCACGCGCAGCTGTGGGCGTAG